A genomic window from Triticum urartu cultivar G1812 chromosome 7, Tu2.1, whole genome shotgun sequence includes:
- the LOC125520827 gene encoding patatin-like protein 1 has product MCSQADPTLTCPPPSQGRLITVLSIDGGGIRGLIPSTILACLESKLQELDGPDARIADYFDVIAGTSTGALVTSMLAAPGENKRPLFEAKDINTFYLENGPKIFPQRRLGFLTPMANLFGAVKGPKYDGKFLHDKIKCLTNDVTVADTVTNIIVPTFDIKYLQPVIFNTYEAKVDPLKNAHLSDICISTSAAPTYFPAHYFTTHDPAGKLPDREYHLIDGGVAANNPTMAAMSMITKEVLRRNPDFTHGKPAEYHRYLIISIGTGTAKQAEKYTAPDCAKWGVLRWLYDGGFTPLIDIFSHASADMVDIHAAILFQALNIEKNYLRIQDDSLTGHTSSVDISTKANMEALIGIGNMLLKKKVARVNIDTGVYEPVDNEGTNEEALAHFAKKLSDERKLRLSQTTLNSQ; this is encoded by the exons ATGTGCAGCCAGGCGGACCCCACGCTGACGTGCCCGCCGCCGTCGCAGGGGCGGCTCATCACGGTGCTGAGCATCGACGGCGGCGGCATCCGCGGTCTCATCCCCTCCACCATCCTCGCCTGTCTCGAGTCCAAGCTCCAG GAGCTGGACGGGCCGGACGCGCGCATCGCGGACTACTTCGACGTGATCGCCGGGACGAGCACGGGCGCGCTGGTCACGTCGATGCTTGCTGCGCCGGGCGAGAACAAGCGGCCGCTCTTCGAGGCCAAGGACATCAACACGTTCTACCTCGAGAACGGGCCCAAGATCTTCCCTCAGAGGAG GTTGGGGTTCCTGACCCCGATGGCGAACCTGTTCGGCGCCGTGAAGGGTCCCAAGTACGACGGTAAGTTCCTGCACGACAAGATCAAGTGCCTCACCAACGACGTGACCGTCGCCGACACCGTCACCAACATCATCGTCCCGACGTTCGACATCAAGTACCTGCAGCCGGTCATCTTCAACACGTACGAGGCCAAGGTGGACCCGCTCAAGAACGCGCACCTCTCCGACATCTGCATCAGCACGTCGGCGGCACCCACCTACTTCCCGGCGCACTACTTCACGACCCATGACCCCGCGGGCAAGCTGCCGGACCGTGAGTACcacctcatcgacggtggcgtggCCGCCAACAACCCGACCATGGCCGCCATGTCCATGATCACCAAGGAAGTGTTGCGCCGGAACCCGGACTTCACGCATGGCAAGCCCGCCGAGTACCACAGGTACCTCATCATCTCCATCGGCACAGGGACGGCCAAGCAGGCGGAGAAGTACACCGCGCCAGACTGCGCCAAATGGGGCGTCCTCCGCTGGCTCTATGACGGTGGCTTCACCCCACTTATCGACATTTTCTCCCATGCAAGCGCCGACATGGTCGACATCCACGCTGCTATATTATTCCAGGCTCTCAACATTGAGAAGAACTACCTACGCATCCAGGATGACTCCCTCACGGGCCACACGTCCTCGGTGGATATCTCCACCAAGGCCAACATGGAGGCGCTCATCGGGATCGGCAACATGTTGCTCAAGAAGAAAGTGGCCCGGGTGAACATCGACACGGGGGTGTACGAGCCCGTCGACAATGAGGGCACCAATGAAGAGGCGTTGGCTCACTTTGCCAAGAAGCTCTCCGACGAGCGCAAGCTGCGGCTGAGCCAAACCACCCTCAACTCCCAATAG